The Punica granatum isolate Tunisia-2019 chromosome 4, ASM765513v2, whole genome shotgun sequence sequence tttttataattggATCATTTCAGCACAGTTAAAATAAGAACAACATTCgagaccaaattgatgtgatgAATGACCGATTTGATGTGACTAATGATCAAACTGATATGCTCATGGATGAAATTGATGTGATCAGGAACGAAATTGATGTGACTAGAAATGAAATTGATGTGAttatggaccaaattgatgtgataTTTTTCTCAGGAATCGATGGATGTAATTCGCGAAAttcagggacgaaattgccattttactctcctttcttcgcataattttttttctataaggATTAGTATCTTATGTCATGTGGAGAAGCTGATTTTTAATTGTAAACATTTCGATGAGTAtcctatactatatatatatgcatgtatgtatatgttttATGCCAGCCAGTACTAAGTTTCAGAAGCAAGAGTGTGGCAGTACCGTTCTAGATTTTGGTCTTTGATTTCTGTACAGCTTTCAGCCTTTTGTGGAATAATGGCTTTATAGACATTTACAAGCAAGAGTACTATTAACAGGCTGCATATTGCTTTCCATCTCAAGTTTCTCTCTTTCTGACTTTTTGCAGTCCTTTGGGGTCTGTCCATTGGTGTCCGTTTGGTCAACTGGCAAGGCTTACTTCATATTTTCCGTATAGTCCGATTTTGATCTTTTCCTTTGAATAAGTGCAATCTTGAAAACATTTGATCTTGTAACGACATCATCATCACCTATCccaaaaagaatatatatacatatatatatatatatatatacacgcacacTAGGTTTCCGTTCCAGAAAGTTTGCCGTTAAGagtttgttaaaaaaaaattgtaccgGAAAGCCGAAAATGGACAAGCTTAAGCAGCTCTCCGGCAGTTATTCTATGCAGCCAAGAAACAAATCAAACTCGAAGGACAAAACAATCCATTTACCAGTTGGGTCCCTTTGATTAAAATAGCAATAGACTATCAAGCAGCATTTACACCCTTGGCGTTTTTCTTCCCCCTGAAAAGTTTGGGCTTGTACCCTTCTTGCAGCACCTTCTcgacctcctcgatctgaagACCCTTTGTCTCTGGCACCAGGAAGTAGATCGCGATGAGCCCAAGGAGCGAGAAGCCAGCGAATAGGAGGAAGGTGCCCGCAGAGCCCAGAGCCTCTGTTAGGGTGAGGAAGGTCTCGCTCACGATCAGGTTCGAGCACCAGTTGGAGACTGCAGCGATCCCTCCCCCGGTTCCTCTGTATCTGAGAGGGTAAATCTCCGAGTTGACAATCCACGGCGCAGTCCCCATACCAGGAGAATATGAGACGATGTAGAGGCCAAGGAGGACCACTGCGAGGAATCCAAACTTGCTGGGGCACCCATTCTCAAAGTATGTCCGGTGCTCCCCTCTGCACATGGACCTTATGTCCTTTGACGAAGCGAGGCAAGCTCCCGGTTGGTACTGAATGTAAAAGTAACAGCAAAGAATTAACCTCAGGAAAATTATGGAAGATAACGAAAAGTTCAATTTGCTGCTACTGCCTGAGACAAGTTCACAACTTCCTTCAGAATGGGACGTTTTTCTAATATGAACAAAATTCCTTGCGAAAAGGTACCCACCATACAATTAGATCTACTCTTCATAGACAAACAATCAAGAATAAACTTCTACCTCACTTGCTCCATTGGCGCAGAATGAACACTTTGCCTCTAAGCATGACATGCAGTTCCATGACGATGCATCCACAGCAGTTGCATAAGCTGAGCAGGTAGAGTTGCCTCCAAAGTGGAGAGACTCGACATTACTGATCTTAGGGGCATGCTCGGAAGCCTGCCAGAACACGCCTGATAAGACCACAAGGCAGGTGATAATCCCAAACATTGATATGATCATGAGCCTCCTCCTCCCAAATCGATCCACGAAGCACATGCTCACAATGGACCCAATGGCGTTGAGGCCTGAGGTGATGAGGGAGAGGGCCAGTGCTGTCTTGTTGGATGCAAAGCCGGCAAACTGGACTATTGTTGGGCTGTAGTACATGACGGTGTTGATGCCCACAAACTGCTGGGCCACCTGTACTGCGATACCCGCGTAGAGTGCCCTGCGCACCATTGGGTTGCTGAATGCCCCCTTCACCTTTGCAACCATGCTTTCCCCAACAGCACTCTCATCGGCCTTCTCAGCTTCAACCGACTCTTCCAGGGCCCTCATCTCTTCCTCTACCTCGTGTGGTGGGTAGATTTTCTCCAAGATTGCCCTTGCTTCCTCTTTCCTATCCTGTTTATATGGCACCACAAAATATGTCGGAATAAAGCTTCTGATAAAAATACTTAGTGGATTCAACGTTTCAAAGCAGAAGTACGGGTGTATGTCATTCAGTTTTGtattaaatcaaacttgaGCTGTCAGTAAAACCACTATTCAGATCAGATCTCCACGTTGAAAAATTTCCGGATCAATATATAGCTAGCAAAGTAGGAAGTGATCCAGAGAAGAGAAAGTTCGTGTTTTAGAATAACCTTTCTATAGAGCCACCGAGGAGACTCGGGGAGAAATATCATTAGAACGAACTGAATCAAGGCAGGAAGCCCTGCTACCCCAAGCATCCAACGCCAAGTGCCTTTCACCTGCCATTCCAGAAAAAGAGCAAGCATCCATCAACATTAGAGCACCATAAAATCCCTAATGGACAGATACGAGGGAAAGTGTTGAAATTCTGGTAATTACATGAACGAAGGCAAGATTGATAAGGTAAGACAAGAACTGTCCTCCTGTGATGAGGAATCCATTCGTGCTGACAAGAGCACCACGGATCCTCGCAGGAGAAGCCTCTGAGATATAGAGAGGTGCAGTCATCGAGGCCATCCCGACACCTAAGCCGACAAGTATTCTCCCGACGATGATCACCCATGGTGCTGGGGCAATTGCCATGACTATAGCGCCAATGAAGAAAACTACATCGGCTGacaagattgacattttccgcCCAAACCTGTCGTTCATCCACCCTCCAACTCCAGCTCCGATGATGGCTCCCGCAACTGCCATACTCACAATAGTTTCCTAAAGTTGAAAGAGGCAAGGGAAATAAGGGGGTATTAAGTTGATCGATGGATGACTTCAATGATTACTGCTGTTATATGAGAAAAGATTAATCACCTGTAGCCATGTCTTCTTATCAACCTGTTGGAAGTCCTCCCGAATGTACAGTAGTGCACCGGAGATAACACCTGCAACAAGTATGCTCGTTTACAGAGACGAACAAATCGATTTATCTTCTTCCTAGAGAGAGCTTGTAAGATCGCAATACTATTGAATAAGAAAAGGGTTCAGGCACCTGTATCGTATCCGAAGAGTAGCCCTCCGATCCCAGCAGAGAGGGCGAGTCTCATGATGTATGGCGTCTTCCAAGTCGTCCGCCAACATTCTGTGAACTCCGTCTTATCGGCTTTTGAATGACCCCCCTCCATTGTGCCCAATACAAGGTGTCCGAATCCTGAAACCAAATCCAATTCATGGACCAAAAACGTTACCCCAACATGCTAAAATGATATCAAATGATACGGCACCCAAACATCACCGagacgaaaaaaaaaaaaaaaacagagaaaaaacACCGGACACCCTTAATTTGTACGAAAAGGCTGTCCAAAATCAAATCCCGTATCATTGCCAAAGCCATTCATATCGAATTGACATCCCAAATTACACATGCGCATTTATCAGAGGTTCATAATTTCGCTTCCTCTTCCCCGCACATCACATTAATCATAAAAGGATGACAATCCTCTGCAGAGACCAAGAAATCAGCACATTCATGAGATTTGAGAATCTTCTAACCCaaaccaaaataaaaaagaaactacCAACCcccccaaagaaaaaaaggaaaataatgaatgaaatttGAGGAATGCCCAGAATCTGAAACCTTATGGGGATGCTGCAAAGAGAGCAGAGGACTCAATTTGGGCCAAAAAGCATGCAAACGAACGAGGAAACGGAGGAAAAGTCCGAATGATGTAAACAATGCTGGCTAAGGATCATCAAGAGGCACTCTTTTTGTGTCTAAAATCGTCGCATGAATAACTGAACTAAAACAATCCTCAAAGAATTATGCGGGGCTGACGAAATAACGAAATTCACACCTGGATGGCTCTTTCTCTAAGGATTCTTCTCCCCTTCGAATTTCGCTTCAATGGGTGTCTGTGGAGTATATATGAgaaagagggagggagggagagagagagagagagagcgagcgagagagagggagagacgTCAGACAGAGCCTAATATGAGCTTAGTGTTGTGTTTATATAGAGAGCAAGAGGGCTGAAGGACTGACGACGATAATGACTGAGATTTCCTAGGACTACCCAAACGAGCAAAATTTGCTGTTATGGATATATATAAGCAGAAAAAGATAATAGGAAGCAAAATTTAAGTTTAAAATGTTTATGGATACGGAAcaggaaaattaataatattcgAAAGGGGCAGAAAAAAAgcttcaaattatatatactttttttaaaaatacatattttttcaaataatatacaattttttttatcaacaaGCCTCAAATTCTTAGGATATAAGATTTATAATCTGCAAATTTGAACTttagagtaaaaaaaaatatgggtCGGGCCCACAACCGTGTCTAGGCACGGCTGACTCCCACGGCCCCGTTAGTTGGATTTGGTTGGATATTCTATGAATCCATATCCCCAAAAGATTCCTATAGATAATATAGCATAAGTTAGACTCGGTATCATATATCGATTATTAATTATGACGACCTATAAAAGTTGAAGAGAGAGTCCATCTTGATAATGCAAATCAACATTTAAAATCTTTTCGAAAGATAAAGATTTCTTGTATTCACGAATAGAtcttgaaaattaatatttttcaaaatttacatAAGATCTTGAGAATCAAGCAATTGTTTGATACACATCGAATTGTATCTATAAATATTCATAGAATCTGCGGAAATATAGTGTCTAGTCATAATATTAGTATTTCTTAGGACTAGTGGCTAatatactttattttttgacaaaGATTTGGGCCCTAAATTGAAAAGACAATTAATGATGTTGCTGATTGACGTCGAGGTGTTCGCCAACATCGATAACCTATAGATGGGCTACATAGTAGTTGTGAATTTGAAAGGAAAGATGTttcacaattttaatttttaccaTATAAAGGGAACAACTTATCCGATCCTGAGACGAAACTGATCCAGTTAAATATGGTCAACTAGAAAATGTAACATAATCGACTGCAGTTTGCTCTAATTGACTACATTTATTTTGCAGTCGACTATATTCAACTAAGCCGGAACTGCTCGAAGACAAGATTAATTTCCTATAAATGAACTCTTTATTAAGGCCGACAGTATTTGACACTACACGATAATACGATATGAATACGAGACGGAGTTAAGTGATTTTGGATTAAGGCTAAATGTGTGTCTAAACATGTCAaatccgtttagacacgtAAATAATCATGTTTAAACGGGTTCAACCCTTGTAATCGGTTTAGACACAGTTATACCCGTTTATATTATGTGTTGTCgtgttaataaatttgtttcacatattatattgaagaaaatacactaaaatcatctaaatttgtttatataaatcatccgtttatgattttttatcATGTCAATCGGGTAGTAAAAtgtaattaaagttaatattGTATCATGTAGGTATAATATGTACCTAAAGGTAATAGTATCATATCGTATagataagtatatatacacatttagACACGCTTAGTTAAACGGATTAGAAGTATcgtatccgtgtcaacccgtaATTAAACGTGTCATGTTCGTGTCTGAAAATCTTGAcacatttattaaatatatcgtgtttggatttagagcTTTTTGACATGAACCcaacccgtttaaacacgaTACGATACATATTGCCGCCCCTGCTCTTTGTCAGGCTGAGAAAGATAAATTTTCATCCCGGTGTGCCTTTTCAAGTGGGAACATGAATTACTTTTGGAAGTGTCTAAATTTGCACCCCGGGGTGCCTTTTATCCTCATCCTGACCTATTTTTCACGGGTAACAATTAATGAGGCTGCTAATTAACAAATTAATCGATGCAGAGGTAGCAAAGATTTGCCATCTTTGGTCTCATGCTGTCACTAAATTGAAGCACATGCTCGagacaacatatatatgtcaacGAAGTTACCAGCTTCCGTAACTAACCTTTTCATCGATAGATGTTCTTATACAGGAAAGGAAGAATCCTCATGAAATGAAAGGATACTTAAGTTTTacttttcaaatatataacaaaataaatttatcaaatattacccaaaaaagaaaaaataaatttaccaAAGGAAGAGTCTTTCATTGTCGGTGTGAACCTCGATATCCGAAAACTCAATTGGactccgactaatccagtcgaatCGGGTTGGCCCACGAAGGGGCAAAACTCTCACAGCGTTAATTTTCTGTATTCATAAGGACTCGAACCCAAGACTTTACCTAAGCGGAACAAACGCCGAATCTCTTGAACTAACCTACGTTTAAGCAACATGGGTTGAACCGCTTAACCAACATACCTTacatgggttggttcaagcgatttgacatttgttccgcttaagtaaggtctcgagttcgagtccttatgaatgcagaaaatcaaTGCTGGGAGAACTTCACCTCTTAGTGGGCTGACATGGTTTGACTGGATTAGGGGGGGTCCGATTGGACTTCTAGATAACAGAGATCACGCCGAGGAGTCCTTCATTTGATATCTAAGCAATGAGTCATCGCCAAAAGTCGTGATGGATTGTGAAATTAGGACTCAAAATCGCACATTAATTTGGAAACTAAATATATAGAGAGTGGACAAGTATCAAGGAGAATTCCTAATCAAAGGAACTGGTCAGACCATATTCTAGCTATGTAGATTTGTTGAGTTTTATACGACAATAAGGACAGTGTATGCACGGTACTGCTAGGGATTTTCACGGGCTTTTGTAAACTGGCTTTGATCCTTCTAAGACCCTAATGAGTGGCTAAAGGGTTTTGCCCGTTGGATCGTGGAAAAGGTTTATGACTTTTTTCGTTAAAACCCTCTAGGGTTTGGAAAGGGTTCGGTATTTTACATCAAAATCCGTCCCAAACCCATTATGGTTGAGATTACTAAAATTCCCCTATTGATTTGCTAATTTTACGAAATAACctttaattaagttgaaaattaataaaatattccaTGCATTTGTAGTGGAATGTATGGTGTATTCAATGCGTCAAAAAAAGATGTCAATGAAGATGTGGAACTTGCGGAGAATTGAGGAGTTTCGTGTGCTTAAAtcagtttagttcttttaattaattgaattgctCTAACTTATTATGGGTTGTGTTGTAGAAACTCAATGTGATGaaattcttttgaaattaatgTTATCTTAATCGAtgtttttatttctaaaagtCATGTaattaaatgttttttttttggttgtcGCTGCTATTCAAGTTTCTTTATAGTGGCTAAGAATGCATTAATGGGTAAAAGAAGGGTTCCTGTTGGGAACCCATTCATTTAGTGGGAAGGATTGgagaatttttttctaaatttttaacGGGTTTAGAAAGAGTTTAAAGGTGAACTCTTTCTAAAAGATTTGAATTTGGAAAGGATTCAGTCGTCCCAAACTCTGGCCATGAACATTCCTTGGTATTGCAGGGATACGATATCAAATCCATAATTCGCTACAAAGATGTTTAGTTAAGAAATTAATGTTTTTATATATACGTATTTTCTCGTTACACTTTATTTTTAGCCTCATCATTCTTCTTGTGCATACGGAAacaaatgaaaggaaaaatcaaatttatgaGCAGTGGACAAGTTCACAAACAATCAAATTCTTAAATTTGATTACGATAACTGCTTTTTTCTGTAaatcaattttcttaattttttttttactttgcaTCTTCAACTTCTGTATCTCATACCTAACTGTCATCATCAATACACCGAATCATGAATATAATTCACAAATTTGGCCccgaaataaaataatataattcacAAATTAAAGCCTTTAAGTTTGGAGGAAGTACCTCAAAGGAggccaaaaacaaaaattgattGTGACTGCAAAAAAGAGAGATGAACGATAAGGACATACATAAACAAGTAGGAAAAGTTTAGAGGAactttagaaataaaaattaagaaaacaaaagaaaacgaaaaaaataaaaggaggtGACAACACGTCTCACGACGGTATGCACACGGACGACTTttcatttatatgtatatatactagtAGTTTTGCCCAGCGCAATgccacatgaaaaaaaaaagaaaaaaaaagaagaatttacAAGATATATTAGAAgatgtaaaattaataaattattatatcgttattttgtttattttccaCAAAATATACTTTCGAAAAAAATGTACGATATGAATATGCAATTCAGATAGTTGTAGAGGTTTTATACGACTTGAGAAATCGATGTTACATATGTTTTAATAGAATCTTTACTTATCTTTTTTCGTTCGAACCTTTTAGATGAAAGGGAATGATCTAACTTTCGCTCATTCCCCACCATGCTTAATTAGCTTTTCTTTGGTCATTTTCCAAGTTTGCAAATTTTCCACAGTGGCGGCTATCTCTCCTTAAAGCTTTCATATTCTAAAGCAAAATGGCATCTTCTCCTTTTATTAACTTTGTATTCTATCAGACCCTTCTTCCACAATGatgttttgttttcatttatttgttttctacTTCTCCTCATGGGTTCTAAGCTACTTTTCATGCTTTCTCGCTATCAAATCAAGAAAGAGTACAATATTTCAAATTACGAAAGGGTATTG is a genomic window containing:
- the LOC116202440 gene encoding inositol transporter 4 isoform X1, whose amino-acid sequence is MEGGHSKADKTEFTECWRTTWKTPYIMRLALSAGIGGLLFGYDTGVISGALLYIREDFQQVDKKTWLQETIVSMAVAGAIIGAGVGGWMNDRFGRKMSILSADVVFFIGAIVMAIAPAPWVIIVGRILVGLGVGMASMTAPLYISEASPARIRGALVSTNGFLITGGQFLSYLINLAFVHVKGTWRWMLGVAGLPALIQFVLMIFLPESPRWLYRKDRKEEARAILEKIYPPHEVEEEMRALEESVEAEKADESAVGESMVAKVKGAFSNPMVRRALYAGIAVQVAQQFVGINTVMYYSPTIVQFAGFASNKTALALSLITSGLNAIGSIVSMCFVDRFGRRRLMIISMFGIITCLVVLSGVFWQASEHAPKISNVESLHFGGNSTCSAYATAVDASSWNCMSCLEAKCSFCANGASEYQPGACLASSKDIRSMCRGEHRTYFENGCPSKFGFLAVVLLGLYIVSYSPGMGTAPWIVNSEIYPLRYRGTGGGIAAVSNWCSNLIVSETFLTLTEALGSAGTFLLFAGFSLLGLIAIYFLVPETKGLQIEEVEKVLQEGYKPKLFRGKKNAKGVNAA
- the LOC116202440 gene encoding inositol transporter 4 isoform X2, translated to MATVAGAIIGAGVGGWMNDRFGRKMSILSADVVFFIGAIVMAIAPAPWVIIVGRILVGLGVGMASMTAPLYISEASPARIRGALVSTNGFLITGGQFLSYLINLAFVHVKGTWRWMLGVAGLPALIQFVLMIFLPESPRWLYRKDRKEEARAILEKIYPPHEVEEEMRALEESVEAEKADESAVGESMVAKVKGAFSNPMVRRALYAGIAVQVAQQFVGINTVMYYSPTIVQFAGFASNKTALALSLITSGLNAIGSIVSMCFVDRFGRRRLMIISMFGIITCLVVLSGVFWQASEHAPKISNVESLHFGGNSTCSAYATAVDASSWNCMSCLEAKCSFCANGASEYQPGACLASSKDIRSMCRGEHRTYFENGCPSKFGFLAVVLLGLYIVSYSPGMGTAPWIVNSEIYPLRYRGTGGGIAAVSNWCSNLIVSETFLTLTEALGSAGTFLLFAGFSLLGLIAIYFLVPETKGLQIEEVEKVLQEGYKPKLFRGKKNAKGVNAA